The Drechmeria coniospora strain ARSEF 6962 chromosome 02, whole genome shotgun sequence genome has a segment encoding these proteins:
- a CDS encoding putative DFG5 protein, whose translation MALSSRTRLALAAGLLLGLVDGQQYKIDTVDNIKTSASTLAYDLMLFYPGNKTGGIPGTLPGPPPAGPYYWWEGGAMMGTYIDYWHWTGDSSYNKVVMQGMLHQVGENENYMPANHTASLGNDDQGFWGMSAMLAAENKFPNPPDDKPQWLALAQAVWNTMVDPSRHDTTCNGGMRWQIPFSNAGYGYKNSASSPILSSVPVPASIANGCFFNIGARLARYTGNKTYAEHAEKTWDWLWGVNYINHDNYYVYDGAHVDMNCSDVNKATFSYNAAIMLQGAAFLYNFTNGDEKWKTRVDKLTEGLLNNFFPKGIAYEVPCEGRQGACTPDMLSFKGYVHRWLAVVTQVAPYTRDKIMPILQKSTQAAVQQCTGGATGRVCGFYWSGGKFVDPSVDKTTGAGEAMNVLAAVSSLLIDSARPPVTNSTGGISKGNVNAGGGPDNGEKPPKPITAADRAGAGIVTFVLLGFSLSTFVWMSFFD comes from the exons ATGGCCCTCTCCTCTCGGACGCGGCTCGCCCTGGCCGCGggcctgctgctcggcctcgtcgatgggcAACAGTACAAGATTGACACGGTCG ACAACATCAAGACGTCGGCCAGCACGCTCGCCTACGACCTCATGCTCTTCTACCCCGGCAACAAGACCGGCGGCATCCCCGGCACCCTCCCCGGACCGCCTCCCGCCGGGCCCTACTACTGGTGGGAGGGCGGCGCCATGATGGGCACCTACATCGACTACTGGCACTGGACCGGCGACTCGAGCTACAACAAGGTCGTCATGCAGGGCATGCTGCACCAGGTCGGCGAAAACGAAAACTACATGCCCGCCAACCACACGGCCTcgctcggcaacgacgaccaGGGCTTCTGGGGCATGtcggccatgctcgccgccgagaacAAGTTCCCGAACCCGCCCGACGACAAGCCGCAGTGGCTGGCCCTGGCCCAGGCCGTCTGGAACACCATGGTCGACCCGAGCCGGCACGACACGACCTGCAACGGCGGCATGCGCTGGCAGATTCCCTTTTCCAACGCCGGCTACGGCTACAAGAACAGTGCGTCCTCCCccatcctctcctccgtgcccgtgcccgcTT CCATCGCCAACGGCTGCTTCTTCAACATcggcgcccgcctcgcccgctACACGGGCAACAAGACGTACGCCGAGCATGCCGAGAAGACGTGGGACTGGCTCTGGGGCGTCAACTACATCAACCACGACAACTACTACGTCTACGACGGCGCCCACGTCGACATGAACTGCTCCGACGTCAACAAGGCCACCTTTTCCTACAACGCGGCCATTATGCTGCAGGGAGCCGCCTTTCTGTACAACTTT ACCAACGGCGACGAAAAGTGGAAGACGCGCGTCGACAAGCTCACCGAGGGCCTTCTCAACAACTTCTTCCCCAAGGGCATCGCCTACGAAGTTCCCTGCGAGGGCCGCCAGGGCGCCTGCACGCCCGACATGCTGTCCTTCAAGGGCTACGTCCACCgctggctcgccgtcgtcacccaGGTGGCGCCCTACACGCGGGACAAGATCATGCCCATCCTGCAAAAGTCGACGCAGGCCGCCGTCCAGCAGTGCACCGGCGGCGCCACCGGCCGCGTCTGCGGCTTCTACTGGAGCGGCGGCAAGTTTGTCGACCCCTCGGTCGACAAGACgacgggcgccggcgaggccatgaacgtcctcgccgccgtctcgagccTGCTCATCGACTCggcccgcccgcccgtcACCAACTCGACCGGCGGCATCTCCAAGGGCAACGtcaacgccggcggcggccccgacaacggcgagaagccgccgaagcccatcacggccgccgatagggccggcgccggcatcgtcacctTTGTCCTCCTCGGCTTCTCTCTCAGCACCTTCGTATGGATGAGCTTCTTCGACTGA